The sequence below is a genomic window from Methanobacterium sp. Maddingley MBC34.
CCAGTTCAATGATGAGCTGGATGGATTCTTCGAATTTTTTGGCAGCTTCATCCAGTTTAACTGAGGTGTCGGTGAATCCGTAACCACGTTCCACAATGGTCCTCTGGGAAATTTCGGACTCTATTACCGGTACCACCACTCCCATAACACTCCTGGAGTCGATGTCCACATCAACTGATTCAGTGACGGACATGGCAGCCTTCTTAACAGACAGATCACCCATCATTACCTGGGCTGCTGTTAAGTCCTGGTAGGCTTCCTGGAGTTTCTCGGAAACTTCATCCCGGGATCCTTTCACCCGCTCCAGGATGTTGAAAAACTCCATAATTAGGGCGTTTCGTTTC
It includes:
- a CDS encoding H(+)-transporting ATP synthase, vacuolar type, subunit D (PFAM: ATP synthase subunit D~TIGRFAM: H(+)-transporting ATP synthase, vacuolar type, subunit D), which produces MAQEMIEGINPTRMELLKLKQREKLAVKGHSLLKEKRNALIMEFFNILERVKGSRDEVSEKLQEAYQDLTAAQVMMGDLSVKKAAMSVTESVDVDIDSRSVMGVVVPVIESEISQRTIVERGYGFTDTSVKLDEAAKKFEESIQLIIELGEIEKTIMLLAGEIESTKRRVNALEHIIIPRIENTVKYIEMRLEEMERENFVRLKMIKKTMEEAEEAL